One region of Helicoverpa zea isolate HzStark_Cry1AcR chromosome 24, ilHelZeax1.1, whole genome shotgun sequence genomic DNA includes:
- the LOC124642384 gene encoding leucine-rich repeat-containing G-protein coupled receptor 5 has translation MWLMGAFCVLCAFHSAVDAQWRCPGLSARPAAECSCDLPHTLRCAGDHTALQIIGRHLREQKARNKNTAVSLLDCALRGVSVLSSASVSELAGVGLHGLVISSGDIRRVQQGAFSTVSATLFALGLPNNQLPIVPTEALTRLWNLDRLDLSNNKIHTLDSNSFKGITNLTYLDISDNQLTDISEGAFLPLIRLSVLRLRGNLLKVPALAPLKEAHMLRDLDLSSNALEGPLGPTTVPTLSCLTTLQLSDNTFASIRRGALSGLTNLTHLNLHNNQIDVLEDYAFKHIANLTHLDLSHNEIVAVSGASLAQLTSLVHLDLSHNFLRSLSAEPLKSLRGLTELLLHDNDISMIDDGALALHKDLGRFTIEDNPLNCDCLMAGFARWLREAKNLPQTDKSVAVCATPPHLEGALLSRLSKNKLCDDSEHTDLKQKDTNYDFNKVLANSIFNDYKINVDDSGGEVYVDKQDGLDDDLYDEELEVPAEEDLPISEAKVRLIDAWHDDEEVHLSWAVEPLSNRRYRCTGVTASRAGGLPKHVACHRASPSNVVLRGLKIDAVDQYTFCIALEEMDSADVPLSLVLGCGAPMQVRQRATFATVVPIVVTRAPEPSNPLRVSEVRSNVTSDGVLTVLISVLGLPQRPQYVLPRSQRLSNDVRPIGNCYIVVAVLSRGSLVAQKDTPCQSTLEISMEGFMRGPYEVYTRCQLTRELLKNNFSRTFLSNWVCLIEQESDRNTSAMVVKSPRRKFYGLFQIGSEWCKEGKKGGKCDITCEALLDEDIKDDGICAVKVFEQEGFKYWAKWEARCKGQLLPDIEKCPDWVHPPNRASPPRDKRTARGKRSLRKSRRAIFTNPLF, from the exons ATGTGGCTAATGGGCGCGTTTTGCGTGCTGTGCGCGTTTCACAGCGCCGTGGATGCGCAATGGAGATGTCCCGGCTTATCTGCTCGACCCGCTGCTGAATGCTCCTGTGATCTGCCTCATACGCTCCGCTGTGCTGGCGATCATACTGCGCTACAG ATCATAGGCCGCCATCTTCGAGAACAGAAGGCCCGAAACAAGAACACAGCTGTATCACTCCTGGACTGTGCCTTACGAGGAGTGTCAGTCTTATCATCAGCCTCGGTGTCGGAGCTAGCTGGTGTTGGACTCCATGGGCTTGTGATATCCTCGGGAGATATAAGACGAGTACAGCAAGGCGCTTTCAGTACTGTTTCTGCTACTTTATTTGCTTTAG gTCTGCCAAACAACCAGCTGCCCATAGTACCAACAGAGGCGTTAACAAGACTCTGGAATTTAGATCGCTTGGATTTGTCCAACAATAAAATTCATACCTTAGACAGTAATTCATTTAAG GGTATCACAAATCTAACATACTTGGATATAAGTGACAATCAATTGACGGATATATCGGAGGGAGCATTCCTGCCTTTGATAAGGCTGAGTGTTCTAAGGCTAAGAGGGAATCTACTGAAAGTACCAGCGCTGGCTCCTTTGAAG GAGGCTCACATGTTAAGAGATTTGGATTTATCCAGTAATGCACTAGAAGGTCCTTTAGGCCCTACCACAGTGCCCACATTGAGTTGTCTCACCACCCTTCAATTGTCTGACAACACATTTGCAAGTATTCGACGTGGAGCTCTGTCAG GTCTCACAAACTTAACTCATTTGAACTTGCACAACAACCAGATAGATGTGCTGGAGGACTATGCGTTCAAACACATAGCCAACTTGACACATCTGGATCTGTCTCACAATGAGATCGTCGCTGTATCAG GTGCATCGCTAGCTCAGCTGACTAGCTTAGTCCACCTGGATCTTTCGCACAATTTCCTTCGGTCCCTATCTGCTGAGCCGCTGAAATCTCTCAGAGGTCTGACCGAACTATTGCTCCACGATAACGACATCTCAATGATAGATGACGGAGCTTTGGCACTGCATAAGGACCTCGGCCGATTCACCATTGAAG ATAATCCTCTTAATTGCGATTGCCTAATGGCCGGATTCGCAAGGTGGTTGAGGGAGGCAAAAAATCTTCCACAAACTGATAAATCGGTGGCCGTGTGTGCAACACCACCACATTTGGAAGGAGCTCTGTTATCTCGATTGTCAAAAAACAAGCTTTGCGATGACTCCGAACATACAGATTTGAAACAAAAAGATACGAATTACGATTTCAATAAGGTTCTAGCTAATTCGATTTTTAacgattataaaattaatgtcgatgatagtggaggagaagtttATGTTGATAAGCAAGATGGTTTGGATGATGATTTGTATGACGAAGAATTGGAAGTTCCAGCTGAAGAAGATTTGCCGATATCTGAAGCCAAG GTACGCCTAATAGACGCTTGGCATGACGACGAAGAAGTCCACTTATCTTGGGCAGTGGAACCTCTATCGAATCGCCGGTATAGATGTACGGGAGTCACGGCGTCCAGAGCTGGTGGTCTACCGAAGCACGTAGCTTGTCATAGAGCCTCACCGTCCAATGTCGTGTTACGAGGATTGAAGATTGATGCTGTTGATCAGTATAC ATTCTGCATAGCTCTGGAAGAAATGGACAGCGCGGATGTTCCTCTATCCTTAGTACTGGGTTGTGGAGCACCCATGCAAGTTAGACAACGAGCAACCTTCGCTACTGTCGTACCAATTGTGGTTACACGGGCTCCAGAACCAAGCAACCCTTTGAG AGTATCAGAAGTCCGTTCGAACGTCACAAGCGATGGGGTCTTAACGGTTCTGATATCAGTGTTGGGTCTTCCACAAAGACCGCAGTACGTGCTACCTCGTTCCCAAAGACTGTCCAATGATGTCAGACCAATCGGCAACTGTTATATTGTCGTCGCTGTCTTATCACGAGGGAGCCTCGTAGCCCAAAAAGACACCCCATGCCAATCAACCCTGGAAATTTCCATGGAAGGCTTCATGAGAGGTCCTTACGAA g TGTATACTAGATGTCAGTTGACCCGTGAATTGctgaaaaataatttctcaaGGACATTCCTGAGTAATT GGGTATGTTTAATAGAACAGGAGAGTGATAGGAATACCTCAGCTATGGTAGTGAAGTCTCCCAGAAGAAAGTTCTATGGATTATTTCAG ATAGGAAGTGAATGGTGCAAGGAAGGCAAGAAAGGTGGGAAGTGCGATATTACTTGCGAAG CATTACTAGATGAAGACATAAAGGACGATGGCATTTGCGCCGTGAAGGTGTTTGAACAAGAAGGGTTTAAGTACTGGGCCAAATGGGAGGCAAGGTGCAAGGGACAACTGCTGCCTGATATTGAGAA GTGTCCAGATTGGGTACATCCACCGAACAGAGCATCCCCACCTCGTGATAAAAGAACAGCAAGAGGCAAACGTAGCCTAAGAAAAAGCAGAAGGGCAATATTTACCAACCCATTATTTTAG